The Mesorhizobium sp. M1D.F.Ca.ET.043.01.1.1 genome contains a region encoding:
- the rnhA gene encoding ribonuclease HI: MNKEIEIFTDGACSGNPGPGGWGAVLRYNGITKELSGGEAETTNNRMELLAAITALNALKEPCTVDLYTDSKYVMDGISKWIHGWKKNGWKTGDRKPVKNGELWQALDDANRRHKVTWHWVKGHAGHPENERADELARQGMAPFKPKQARPAPVVAAPKPGGAPARKPAPRRSTQSY; this comes from the coding sequence ATGAACAAAGAGATCGAGATCTTCACCGACGGCGCCTGCTCGGGCAATCCCGGCCCAGGCGGCTGGGGCGCTGTGCTGCGCTACAACGGCATCACCAAGGAGCTGTCGGGCGGCGAGGCGGAGACCACCAACAACCGCATGGAACTGCTTGCCGCCATCACCGCGCTCAATGCCCTGAAGGAACCCTGCACGGTCGATCTTTATACCGACAGCAAATACGTCATGGACGGCATCTCCAAATGGATCCATGGCTGGAAGAAGAACGGCTGGAAGACCGGCGACAGGAAGCCGGTCAAGAACGGCGAGCTCTGGCAGGCGCTCGACGACGCCAACCGGCGCCACAAGGTCACCTGGCACTGGGTGAAGGGCCATGCCGGCCACCCGGAAAACGAGCGCGCCGACGAACTGGCAAGGCAAGGCATGGCGCCGTTCAAGCCGAAGCAAGCGCGGCCGGCACCGGTTGTGGCTGCGCCGAAGCCGGGAGGCGCTCCGGCCAGGAAGCCCGCGCCCCGACGCTCGACCCAGAGCTATTGA
- a CDS encoding homoserine kinase, which yields MAVYTDVNENELSAFLKAYPVGELLSYKGIAEGTENSNFLVHASTGSYILTLYEKRVDKADLPFFLGLMGHLARKGISCPLPVTAHDSTVIGTLAGRPAVIITFLEGLSLRRPTAAHCGEVGKALAALHLAGRDFPMQRPNALAIDGWRKLWAASRDRADEVEPGLAAEVDADFAEFERNWPVDLPQGIIHADLFPDNVFFLGEKLSGLIDFYFACDDLYAYDVATCLNAWCFEKDFSFNLTKGTALLAGYQSVRPLEGGEKAALPMLARGSALRFMLTRLYDWLTIPNGGLVMKRDPTEYIRRMRFHRAIRSPSEYGLI from the coding sequence ATGGCCGTCTACACCGACGTCAACGAAAACGAGCTGAGCGCATTCCTGAAAGCCTATCCTGTGGGCGAGCTCCTGTCTTACAAGGGCATCGCCGAGGGCACCGAGAATTCGAATTTTCTCGTCCACGCTTCCACCGGTTCCTATATCCTGACGCTCTACGAGAAGCGCGTCGACAAGGCCGATCTGCCGTTTTTCCTCGGCCTGATGGGCCATCTCGCGCGGAAAGGCATTTCCTGCCCGCTGCCGGTCACCGCGCATGACAGCACCGTCATCGGCACGCTCGCCGGCCGGCCCGCAGTCATCATCACCTTCCTCGAAGGCCTGTCGCTCAGGCGCCCGACGGCGGCGCATTGCGGCGAGGTCGGCAAGGCGCTGGCCGCGCTCCATCTCGCCGGCCGGGATTTCCCGATGCAGCGGCCGAACGCGCTTGCCATCGACGGCTGGCGCAAGCTCTGGGCCGCGTCGCGCGACCGCGCCGACGAGGTCGAACCGGGCCTGGCGGCGGAGGTCGACGCAGACTTTGCCGAATTCGAGCGCAACTGGCCGGTCGACCTGCCGCAAGGCATCATCCATGCCGATCTCTTCCCGGACAATGTCTTCTTCCTCGGCGAAAAACTGTCGGGCCTGATCGACTTCTATTTCGCCTGCGACGACCTCTACGCCTACGATGTCGCCACCTGCCTCAACGCCTGGTGCTTCGAGAAGGACTTTTCCTTCAACCTCACCAAGGGCACGGCGCTGCTTGCCGGCTACCAGTCGGTGCGGCCGCTCGAAGGCGGCGAGAAGGCGGCGCTGCCGATGCTGGCGCGCGGCTCGGCGCTGCGCTTCATGCTGACCAGGCTCTATGACTGGCTGACCATCCCCAACGGCGGCCTGGTGATGAAGCGCGATCCGACCGAATATATCCGCCGCATGCGCTTCCACCGCGCCATCAGATCGCCATCCGAATACGGGCTGATATGA